In Armatimonadota bacterium, the genomic stretch TTCGCGGGCTGAGGGCAGTCGCTGACTTTGACTATGAGTTTCAGATTGCGATGGTGAACCGGAAGCTGGAGCCAGAAGTTGATAGCGTGTTCTTGATGACTCGCTGGGAATATAGCTTCCTAAGCTCTTCCGTGGTTCGCGAAGTTGCTCTGCTAAAGGGTGATGTGAGCACCATGGTTCCGGACCCGGTGCTCACGATTTTGAGTCAAGCCGTCGAGCGACGGCTTAAGGGTTAACGAACTCGGGCTTCGGCAGATCAAGCCCCTTGATCTGCTCGAGGATTGCTTTCTTGTCGCCAACGAGGACGATCAGAGAATTCGAGCGATTGTACATTCGCTTCCCGATTGCGTTCAGTTGGGCCGCGGTGAGCTTGGAGACAGCAACTAGTTTTGCATCCTGTTTGGTTTGAGTTGTTCCCATTGCCTCGAGGCCGAGAGCCGTTCCCACGATTTCGTTCAAGGAGCCGTATCCCGTGACAATGTTGGTTCGGATCAGCTTGCCCGCCTTGCCAGCTTCTGTTTCGGTGACATCCATGGACTGAATCCGGTCAAGTTCCTTGATGAACTCCTTGAGCGAAGCCCCTGTCACGTCGGTACGAACCGACGAGCTCAGTCGGAGGTACCCGAAGCTGGCATTTGCGGTCATTGACGCTCCAGCTCCGTAGGTGTAGCCTTTGTCTTCCCTCAAGTTCTGGTTTAGCCGGCTGGTGAACGAACCTCCGAGGATGGTTGTCACGGCATCTAGAGGAGTAGCCTCGGCATCGCTCTCTTTGAGGCCGGGGAAGTAGAGGCCAATAACGGTTTGAACCGCATTCGGCCGATCCACGATCACGAGGCGGGATTTGCTGACGCTGGGTGCGGCGAAGCTCTGATAGCTTGCCGACTTAGCACCTTTCAGCTTTGCAAGCTTCGTTGCGAGCAGAGATTTTGCCTGCGTGATCGACATGCCTCCGGCGGCGAGGATCGAGTTTCCGCTTGCTCGTACCTGGGTGACAACCGCCTTAACATCCTTCAGGGTGATTGCTTTCAGGCTAGCTTCAGTTCCGCTTGCCGGACGGGCGTAGGGGTGGGTTGCGCCAAAGAACTCGCGCATTGCGACCTTTCGGGCGACGGAATTAGGGTTATCATTCTCCTGCTTCACCTGGGCCATCACTTCGTCTTTGAGGTCCTTGAAATCGGAATCTGCCAGCGTTGGCGAGAGGATTGAGTCGACCATGAGGTCGATGGCCGCGGACGCATTGGAGAGAGGGGCGGTCAGGCTGAAGGTCGTTCCCGAAGTTCCAGTCGTGACGTTCAGGTTTGCTCCGAGGGCGTCAAGGAGTGCAGAGGTGTCGCTGGCCGACTTTCCCTTTGCACCGCGAACCATCATCTCAGTTGCCAGGTTGACGAGCCCTTCTTTACCTTTGGGATCGGCAAATGTGCCTTGGGAATACTGGACGCTTACAGTCACCTGAGGGACACCAGCGCGGCTCCAATAGCGGATGCCACCGATGTCGGTTGGCTTTGGAGAAGTAAACGTTCCTGCTTCATCAATCGACGGCTGGGTGTCGCGGGGATTCTGCTCGGCGGAGGTCGATTCTGGCACGACGCGCAGAGTTAAGCGAGGTTTGCCAACTAGCGAGTTCGCCACTGCCTGCTTCACTGCCGCTGGAGTCAGGGCCTTATAAGCGTCGATCTCCTTCTGGAAGTAGTCAGGCGTTCCGTAGTAGAATTCGTACTCGTTCATCTTGTCCGCCTTCTGATCGAGGCTTTGGAGCGTGCGCGCCGTTGCGCTTTCTCGGCTGGCGACGACGCGCTTGAGTTCGTCGGCGGTTGGTCCACTTTTGGCTAGTCCGGCGACGACACGGTCGATTGCGCGTTCCATTTCGACTTGAGACTTACCCTCAGCAACCGTTGCATCAATGTAGAACACCGAGCCGAGGTAGCTGGAGTCTTGGTAAGCAGAGACGTCTGAGGCGAGTCCTAGCTTGCTGACGACTTCCTGTTGCAATCGGCTGGCGAGTCCGCCAGCGAGAATTGTCCCCGTGGCTTTCAAGGCGAGATCACCCACTTTGCCGTATGCTGGCGTATGGTAGCAGAGGAAGGATTTGGGCGCGGAAACAGCGTCCACCATCGTAACGGTGCGGCTTTCAAACTTGAACGGCTGGACCAGTTTGCGTCCGATATCGTTCTTGCGAGGCAACGTGCCAAACAATTTCGCAATTACAGGTTTGATCTTTGCGGGATCAAAGTCGCCAGCGACGATCAGAGATGCGTTGTTCGGGACGTAAAACTGGTTAAAGAAGTCTTTAACATCCTGCACCGATGCCGCAGTCAAGTCCTCGTGGGAACCAATCACCGATGTGCTGTAGGGGTGACCCTTGGGATAGAGCAGGCCAGGCATGGCCTCCTGGGCTTTGCCGTAGGGTTCGTTCTCAACATTCTGCCGTCGCTCGTTCTTCACGACATCGCGCTGGAGATCGACCTTCTTCTCGGTCATGTTTTCGGCGAGAGCTTCAAGCCGATCTGCATCCAGCCAGAGCAGAGTGGGAAGAATGTTCGAGGGACCGAAGGAGAAATAGTTCGTTCGATCCGTAGAGGTTGAGGCGTTGTTGTATCCTCCAGCCTTCTCCATGATCTGGTCGAATTCGCCGTTCGGAACCCGCTTGGTTCCCATGAACATGAGGTGCTCGAAGAGGTGGGCAAAGCCGCTTCTTCGCTCGGGCTCGTCTTTGCTGGCGACGTAAAACCATGTGTTGATCGTCGCTACGGGCAGCGTCTTATCAACGTGAAGAATTACCTTCATTCCGTTCGGGAGGGTGTACTTCTCGAAGGGGACCTTGATTCCGCCGCTGGCTTGGCCAGCGAGAACCGTAGTGAGTGCGAATGTAGCGAGAATCGGCATACGGCATAGTCTATCGCCTTTGCGAGCACGATGGTTCCGGCTAAACTATGCGGACGCTATGATCCTGGTTATCGATAACTACGACTCCTTCACCTACAACCTGGTCCAGTATCTGGGACAGTGCGGTGCCGAAGTCGTGGTCTACCGAAACGACCAAATCACCCTTGAAGAAATCGTCGCTCTGAAGCCCTCCGGGATTCTCTTGAGCCCAGGGCCTTGCACCCCCAACGAATCTGGGATCTGTGTCGATATTCTTCGCCAAGCTCTTGCCGGGGCTCCGGGATTCGACGTTCCGGTGTTTGGTGTCTGCCTTGGTCACCAGGCGATCGGGTTCGTCACCGGTGCCACCGTTAATCGAGCGAACAAGACGATGCACGGAAAGGCGTCGATGGTTTCACACGACGGCATTGGACTGTTTGAGGGAATGCCAAATCCGTTTTCGGCGATCCGCTACCACTCGCTTGTAGTGGATCGCTCGACCGTTCCGGAGGGGTTTGTTGTGACCTCCCGATCGAACGATGACGACGAGATCATGGGGCTTCGTCACGAGTCGCTGCCGATTGAAGGGGTTCAGTTCCACCCCGAGTCGGTTCTCACCGAACAAGGGTTTAAGATGGTCGAGAACTTTGCCAAGCGCGTGGCTCAGCGGAGTTGATTGAGCAGTTCCTGCCGGACACGTTTGCGCTGGATGTGTCTTGGCTCCGATGTGACGCTGAGAAGTTTCGGCTGCTCATTTTCGTTGCTCACCCGAATGATGTAGGTCCCCTCGCCTTTCTCGAATTGGCAGTAAGCGTAGTAGCTGAACTCGTTCTTGCCGCTGGTCATATCGCCCATGTCGGCCATTCCCATGATGTTGGTGATCTCTTGAAACTTGCCCAGTGACTTCTCGAGCTTTTGAGAATGCAGTTGTATCTCAGGTGATCCTTTTCGGTCCTGATGAGCGGCTATCAACTCGGTTCGGATGAAGTCTTTATCCCGGCCAACAATCGCCATGAAGCCTCGGCCATAGGTGGCACCGACAATGGCGAGGAGGAAGAGGACAAGACCAAAAATGGCCAGAATCGTGGTGAGAACTTTTCGTTTGGGTTGCTTCGCCATCGGCGATTTTCAACCCTTCCGATTACTTCTTAGTTCCCTCAGTAGTCTTCTTCAGTCGCTCTTTGGCTTGATCGAGACCGGAATCTGTCATTTCCATCAGCTCGTTTGAGTTAAGCGCAATCGAGTAGATTTTCGGTTTGGGACCGTCGTTGCGAACCGTTACCTTGAACTTCCCTTTCCCCTTTTCAAACTCACCATCGACGGTGAACGAGAGGTAGAAGCCACGATCTTTCTCGCCGGACTTGGTGACTAGGCTTTGAGGAACGTCTTCGACCTTTCCAAGCGTCTTGAGCTTGCCGAGTTTTTGGTTGAAGATCGCGAACCGCTTCTTCGTACCGTCCCGACCCTCGGGAGTGAGGAACTCTTTGTCGGCGAATTCGGCAAACACTGCCTCATCCCAGCTCTTTCCTGTTTTCTCAAGAGAAGTCGCGACGAAGGAACGGTTAGAGGCGATGGTCTCTTTCACGCGCTCCAACGTGGTTCGAGTGAGATAGAACACGCCTCCACAACACAGCACCAGCACCCCGATGAGGGAGGCGAGGAGGATGCCGGTCTTTTTGTTCATGCCGTTATCTTACTGGTTTGCAGCCTTGGCTTCTTCGATGTCGATATCCGTCGGAATTCGGAACATAAAGTCCGACCCGACGCCGACTTCAGATTCGCACCAGATTTTGCCCATGTGAACCTGCTCGACTAAGTGCTTAACCAAGAATAGGCCCAGGCCCGTTCCATAAATCTTTCGGTTGTCGTCATTGTTGACTCGATGGAACTTCTCGAAGACTTTGCCGAGATGATCCTTTGGAATTCCAAGTCCCTGATCCTTGACACCAATCAACAAGGTCTTGCCTTCGTTTCGGGCATGGATAATCACGTCGCCACCGTTTGGCGAGTATTTGATGGCGTTGTTCATCAGGTTCGTGAGAATCTGATCCATCTTGTCTTGATCGCCTACGATCAGCTTTGGAAGCGGATTTTCGATTTCCACCTTTATGGTGTGTTTGCTGGTTGCTTGCTTTTGAACCATCGCGACCTTATGAATAAGGTCTGTGACGTCGACGTGGCCATAATTCGGGCTGAGCGATTCGCCCGCCTCGATTCGGCTTGTGTTGAGCAGGTCATCAATCAGGCGGCGAAGTCGGTCGCACTCGCCAACAACGATGCCAAGGAACTCTCGCTGATCGTCCTTGGTATACATGTCCTCGTCGATGCCTTCGAGTAGAGTCGATGAAAAGCCTTTGATCGCGGTAAGCGGGGTTCGCAGCTCGTGCGAAGCCATGGCAACGAACGAGGACTTCATGCGGTCGATGTTTCGGATCTCGGTCACGTCGGCAAGGATTGCGACGACGCCGATTCCCTTACCGTCTTGCCCGGTCACGCTTGCAAACTGGGACTCATAGATCCGCTCGCTGTTGCCGAGCACCACGTAGGTCTCAACTTTGCCGGGATCGGTGCCGTCGATGAGCTTCTGGATGGCATCCACAACCGCCGAGTCCTTGATGACCTCGTTCATGTGCTTGCCGAGAGCATCCTGTGGAGCTTGGAACACCGCACGGGCGGTGGCGTTGACCTGGCTGAGCCGACCTTCGGTTGAAACCAGAACCAGTCCGGAGGTCAGAGACTCGAAGGTCTGAGCAAGCTCTTCCTTCTCTTCGACCACCTCGCGGTACATCTGGAGATTGGCGATGATCGAGCCAACGTTTCGCGCCATGCGCTCTAGGAGCCGAACGTCCTCGTCGTTGAAGTCTTCACCGTGTCGCTTGTTGAATGCGTGAAGTACGCCGATGGTCGACTTCTCAATGACTCGGTTCTCTTCGTCGCGCTTCTCGATGATGAGCGGTACGCAGACGCCATTGGAAACGTGAAGCAATCCGTACGACTCCTCGCGTGACTCTTCGTGGGACTCGATGTCGTGATAAATTAGAGCTTCGCCTTCGCGGAAGACCTTGCCGGAGATGCCGTGAGTTGCTCTAACTTTGAACGCAGCCAAGTGAGCTTCGTCGAGACCAAAAGCTGGCGGGATGCCTTTCAGCTCGCCGATTTCTCGGTCGTGGAACATGATGACGATCTTTTCCGCCTGGAGGATCATCGCGATGCGCTGGACGAGCCGGCGAAGAGTGATGTCGGCCTGGTCGATTGGGGTGACATCGACGGACTGCTCGGATCGCTGCGAAACGGGCAGATTCTTATCGGTCTCTAGCTCGCTAATTCGGCGATTGAGACGATCTACTTCCGCTTGCAGCTCGTTTATCCGCAGTTGACTGTTTGACAGTTCTTCAGGCATCTTGCAAAAAATCCTTTGTGATGACGACCAAAAACCGCCGCCACCTAAAATGACACGTCTAGTATGACCGTTTGTAGCGTATAAAAGACAGTAAGAAATGAGCGAAGAACACCCGGAAATTCCGATCTTTCCGCTGCACGCAGTGCTGTTCCCTCATTCACGCCTACAACTTCACATTTTTGAGACCAGGTACCGCCAAATGGTGTCGCATTGCATCGCTTCTGGTGGGTATTTCGGCGTAGCTCTGATCCGCATCGGCGAAGAAAGCGGGGAGCCCGCTGAGCCGTATCTCGTTGGGACCCTCGTGCGGATCGTTGACGTTCACACCTATACCGATGGACGGTTCGATATCAATGTTTTGGGACTAAGCAGGTTTCGTATTCGCCATCTGGATGAGACGATGCCTTATCTCACCGCTCAGGTTGAACCACTCATAGAATCGACCGTCTCGAACGAAGATGAGTTAGATGTTTTGGCAAAGGAGTGTCGCCAGTTGTGCGAGAACCTGATTCGCCACCAGTTAAGGGTGGCCGAGATGGACATCGACGTTCGCTTCCCGGACGGGCCGGAAGGGCTGTCGTACTCGATAGCTAACCTATTGGACTTCACCCTGCTGCAGAAGCAGTCATTCTTGGAGATGACGGACACAGTTTCTCGGCTTGAGGCGATGCACGCTTACTTGGCTGACCTAAACATCCCGAGTGAGACGGAGCCGAAGCGACTTCGAGCGATTGATTTGAGAGACTGGGTTTCTGTTAATTAGTCAAATCACTGAATTTCAAACTCTTTATTAGTTTCCCTTAAGGTTTAACGAATCATTCTGAGTCAAAGTGGAATAATTGACTTATGATCGAAAACTCAGTTGATCCCGGAACACGGTTGAATGCTGACCGGATGCAACACCCCTCGGGTCACGTCAATACCCCGATCTCTGACTCGGCGATGTTTGCATTTGGAACGGGGGCCGAGATGACCGAGATGTTTGAAGTCGGAATCCCCGGGCGGTTCCTCTATTCTCGTCACGCCAATCCGAGCTGCGCGGCACTTGCGGTTAAGCTCGCCGCATTGGAAGGGACCGAATCCGCCTTGGTGACGGCCTCGGGGATGTCCGCAATTGCGTGCGCGATTCTTCAAACCTGCTCTGTTGGCGACCACATCATCGCCAGCCGAACTGTGTACGGTGGCACGTATGCACTTCTCGACAACTTCCTTCCACGTTTTGGAATCACCACCTCTTTCATCGACATCAACGATGGCGCGTCCCTTGCTTCGGCTTTGACGCCGAACACCAAAATGGTCTTCGCCGAGACGATGAGTAATCCTCTGCTGGCGGTGTGCGATATTCCTAGCCTAGCTACTTTTGCGCAGCAGAACGGGTTGACGCTCATGATTGACAACACGTTTGCGCCGCTCATTTGCAGCCCCGCTGAGCACGGTGCAGATATCGTCATTCACAGCCTCACGAAGTACATCAATGGCATGGGTGACCACCTTGGGGGCGTCATTTGTGGCGGTGAATCTCTTATTCAATCCTTAATGGATGTCAACACCGGAGCGACGATGCTGCTGGGGCCCTCGATGGATGCTGGCGTCGCTGCGGATGTCCGAAAGAACCTCCAATCTCTGCCCGTGAGAGTGCGTCAGCATTCGGCCAATGCGCTCAAAGTTGCGGGCAGGATCCAGGAGTCAGGTTTTCGAGTTGTGTATCCGGGTCTGGTTTCGCATCCTGACTTCGAGCGACTTGGCTCTTTGGCGAATACAGGCTATGGAGCGGGGGCAGTTATGACCCTCGACTGCGGAAGCCGCGACCGGGCCGACGTGCTGATGCAGCGCCTGAAAGAAGCCGGGGTCGGCTTCTTGGCAGTCTCGTTGGGTTACGTTCACACGTTGTTCTCGATGCCCGCCTGCTCAACCTCTAGCGAAATCCCCGCCTCGGAAAGGGAGCGAATGGGACTGAGCGAGGGATTTGTGCGGTTTTCAATTGGGATCGATGCGGACGGCGATTGGCTTGCCTCGCAGATTGTCGACATCACTAAATCGGTTCTCTCGTAGAATAGCAACGTGATTTTCGCTGCACTCGCTCTCGCTCCGACTTACTACAGAGGGGTCGATGCCTCATTCATCCCAGAATATCGGGATCTGAAGGCGGAGTTCTTTGTGGGTGCAAAGAAGACTGAACCTTTGACCGCGTTCGCCGGGGCCGGTGTCAATATTCTGAGGCTGCGGGTTTGGGTGAACCCGCCCAAGGGGTACTGTGACCTGGCTCATACGCTCCAGATGGCGAAGGAGGCCAAAGGGGTCGGGATGGAGACCCTGATTGACTTCCACTATTCCGACGACTGGGCCGATCCTCAGCACCAGATCACGCCTTTGGCGTGGCAGAAGATGAACCTAAAAGAGCTCTGCGAGGCGACTCGGGCTCATACCAAACAGGTTTTGGATGCATTGATCAAACAAGGCACTCCTCCGAAACTGGTCGCAATCGGGAACGAGATACGTAATGGGATGATGTGGCCGCTCGGCAAGCTTCCTGAAGGCGGCTACGACAATCTGGCGGCGTTGCTTAAAGCCGGTTTGCAAGGCGCGGCACAAGCCGAAGGTAAGCGAGATCGCTGGCAGACTCAAATCCACCACGATTCGGGCGGTGACGCCAAGGCCTGCCGAGTATTTTTTGACAACTTGAAGTCCTGCGGGGTGAAGTACGACACGATCGGTCTGAGCTACTACCCCTGGTGGCACGGCACGTTTGACCAACTGCGCGAAAACCTAGCGACGCTTGCAGAGCGGTACCGCAAGCCGGTGATGGTTGCCGAAACGGCTTACCCGTTCAGCTTCAAATGGGCGGACGACACCGGAAACTTCGTGTGGGAGAAGACGGATATGAAGTGTGCGATTCCTGCTACACCGGAAGGTCAGGCACTGTTTCTGCGCGAGCTTCACAAAGTCGTTCGAGCGACTCCGCGTGGACTAGGTGCAGGAGTGATTTACTGGGCTCCGGAGTACGTCGCGCATCCGGGTATGAAGACACCATACGAAAACCTGGCGCTCTTCGACTTTGAACATCGCCTTTTGCCGGGGGCTGCCGCACTCGCCGGACGTTAGGATTTCGCATCCAAGCGTTTCAAAATTTGCTCCATCATTTCTTGATGCTTTTCGAGCCTCAGTAGAATCTCGGTGATTTCGTGCTCGGCTCGCACGTTGACTTCAAAATCACTTTCCGCCCGAAGCTCGCTGTGACGGGACTGCAGATTCTGGCCGACCATGATGAGCGGCATGAGCAGAATCTGAATCACGTTTGAGATGAGGAGATAGGCGACAAAGGCAGGGAACGGATCGAACGCTTCGAGCCCAAAATGTGGGGCGAACGCATTGTAGGAAACCCAACACACTGTCCAGGTGAAGATCAAGAGGAAGAAGGACGGCGAGCCGACCTTGTCGGTGATCTTCAACGCGAGAATTTCTAGCGGACTCAGCTTGTCGCAGTGCTCGCGGTTTGGGTTGAGAACCGGCTTCGGCTCCGCCAGAACTTGATCTTTGGTTCGGTGTTGATGCCTGCGTTTGTAGATGCCCATTCACTAAGCTTAGTCCGGGTTTGCTAGCCTGAGTGCTGCAATACGATTTTTGAGGGACGGGTGTGTCGACAAAACCTCATCAAACTTAACTAGCTCATGAGGAGCCTCGTTGAGGGTGTGAATGGCGACCAAAGCCCTCTCCACCGTTTCACGACTACCAATTGTCTCCATCGCAAAGCGATCAGCTTCTCGCTCCGCTTTGCGCTTCTGCCAACTGACGACAGGAAGGATGATAAAGGAAATCAGCATGTTTGCGAAAATGCCAAGCCCGAAGAGGCTGATCTTATAGTTACGGTCGAGCCACTCGGCAAACGAGTAGTAGCCGAAGAAGAGCGGAACCTGCAACGCCAAAGAGAGCAGGATCCCTTTTGGCACGTGTTGGAATCGGATATGTCCAACTTCGTGAGCGATGATCGCTTTCACTTCCTCTTCAGGTAGTTTTTCAAGTAGTCCCTCGTTGATGGTGACAATGCGCCACAAACTGGCAGATGCATTGATCACCTCCGTCTTCTGGATTCTTACCCCGCGAATCTTTGCGTTCGCCCGCTGGGCGTAATCCATCGTGACGTCGTACCACTGATCGCCAGGACTAAGTTCGATGTGTGTTTCGTTCCTCTTCTTCCGGCTGATCAGCGCCATGGCTGCAAAGGTGATGACCATCGGAGCAAAAATGATGACTCGGATCAGGGTGGGGTTGACCCCGCGCAAGTACGGTTTCAAAAAGGGCATTCCAAC encodes the following:
- a CDS encoding pitrilysin family protein, whose amino-acid sequence is MPILATFALTTVLAGQASGGIKVPFEKYTLPNGMKVILHVDKTLPVATINTWFYVASKDEPERRSGFAHLFEHLMFMGTKRVPNGEFDQIMEKAGGYNNASTSTDRTNYFSFGPSNILPTLLWLDADRLEALAENMTEKKVDLQRDVVKNERRQNVENEPYGKAQEAMPGLLYPKGHPYSTSVIGSHEDLTAASVQDVKDFFNQFYVPNNASLIVAGDFDPAKIKPVIAKLFGTLPRKNDIGRKLVQPFKFESRTVTMVDAVSAPKSFLCYHTPAYGKVGDLALKATGTILAGGLASRLQQEVVSKLGLASDVSAYQDSSYLGSVFYIDATVAEGKSQVEMERAIDRVVAGLAKSGPTADELKRVVASRESATARTLQSLDQKADKMNEYEFYYGTPDYFQKEIDAYKALTPAAVKQAVANSLVGKPRLTLRVVPESTSAEQNPRDTQPSIDEAGTFTSPKPTDIGGIRYWSRAGVPQVTVSVQYSQGTFADPKGKEGLVNLATEMMVRGAKGKSASDTSALLDALGANLNVTTGTSGTTFSLTAPLSNASAAIDLMVDSILSPTLADSDFKDLKDEVMAQVKQENDNPNSVARKVAMREFFGATHPYARPASGTEASLKAITLKDVKAVVTQVRASGNSILAAGGMSITQAKSLLATKLAKLKGAKSASYQSFAAPSVSKSRLVIVDRPNAVQTVIGLYFPGLKESDAEATPLDAVTTILGGSFTSRLNQNLREDKGYTYGAGASMTANASFGYLRLSSSVRTDVTGASLKEFIKELDRIQSMDVTETEAGKAGKLIRTNIVTGYGSLNEIVGTALGLEAMGTTQTKQDAKLVAVSKLTAAQLNAIGKRMYNRSNSLIVLVGDKKAILEQIKGLDLPKPEFVNP
- a CDS encoding aminodeoxychorismate/anthranilate synthase component II produces the protein MILVIDNYDSFTYNLVQYLGQCGAEVVVYRNDQITLEEIVALKPSGILLSPGPCTPNESGICVDILRQALAGAPGFDVPVFGVCLGHQAIGFVTGATVNRANKTMHGKASMVSHDGIGLFEGMPNPFSAIRYHSLVVDRSTVPEGFVVTSRSNDDDEIMGLRHESLPIEGVQFHPESVLTEQGFKMVENFAKRVAQRS
- a CDS encoding ATP-binding protein, whose translation is MPEELSNSQLRINELQAEVDRLNRRISELETDKNLPVSQRSEQSVDVTPIDQADITLRRLVQRIAMILQAEKIVIMFHDREIGELKGIPPAFGLDEAHLAAFKVRATHGISGKVFREGEALIYHDIESHEESREESYGLLHVSNGVCVPLIIEKRDEENRVIEKSTIGVLHAFNKRHGEDFNDEDVRLLERMARNVGSIIANLQMYREVVEEKEELAQTFESLTSGLVLVSTEGRLSQVNATARAVFQAPQDALGKHMNEVIKDSAVVDAIQKLIDGTDPGKVETYVVLGNSERIYESQFASVTGQDGKGIGVVAILADVTEIRNIDRMKSSFVAMASHELRTPLTAIKGFSSTLLEGIDEDMYTKDDQREFLGIVVGECDRLRRLIDDLLNTSRIEAGESLSPNYGHVDVTDLIHKVAMVQKQATSKHTIKVEIENPLPKLIVGDQDKMDQILTNLMNNAIKYSPNGGDVIIHARNEGKTLLIGVKDQGLGIPKDHLGKVFEKFHRVNNDDNRKIYGTGLGLFLVKHLVEQVHMGKIWCESEVGVGSDFMFRIPTDIDIEEAKAANQ
- a CDS encoding LON peptidase substrate-binding domain-containing protein codes for the protein MSEEHPEIPIFPLHAVLFPHSRLQLHIFETRYRQMVSHCIASGGYFGVALIRIGEESGEPAEPYLVGTLVRIVDVHTYTDGRFDINVLGLSRFRIRHLDETMPYLTAQVEPLIESTVSNEDELDVLAKECRQLCENLIRHQLRVAEMDIDVRFPDGPEGLSYSIANLLDFTLLQKQSFLEMTDTVSRLEAMHAYLADLNIPSETEPKRLRAIDLRDWVSVN
- a CDS encoding aminotransferase class I/II-fold pyridoxal phosphate-dependent enzyme produces the protein MIENSVDPGTRLNADRMQHPSGHVNTPISDSAMFAFGTGAEMTEMFEVGIPGRFLYSRHANPSCAALAVKLAALEGTESALVTASGMSAIACAILQTCSVGDHIIASRTVYGGTYALLDNFLPRFGITTSFIDINDGASLASALTPNTKMVFAETMSNPLLAVCDIPSLATFAQQNGLTLMIDNTFAPLICSPAEHGADIVIHSLTKYINGMGDHLGGVICGGESLIQSLMDVNTGATMLLGPSMDAGVAADVRKNLQSLPVRVRQHSANALKVAGRIQESGFRVVYPGLVSHPDFERLGSLANTGYGAGAVMTLDCGSRDRADVLMQRLKEAGVGFLAVSLGYVHTLFSMPACSTSSEIPASERERMGLSEGFVRFSIGIDADGDWLASQIVDITKSVLS
- a CDS encoding glycosyl hydrolase 53 family protein encodes the protein MIFAALALAPTYYRGVDASFIPEYRDLKAEFFVGAKKTEPLTAFAGAGVNILRLRVWVNPPKGYCDLAHTLQMAKEAKGVGMETLIDFHYSDDWADPQHQITPLAWQKMNLKELCEATRAHTKQVLDALIKQGTPPKLVAIGNEIRNGMMWPLGKLPEGGYDNLAALLKAGLQGAAQAEGKRDRWQTQIHHDSGGDAKACRVFFDNLKSCGVKYDTIGLSYYPWWHGTFDQLRENLATLAERYRKPVMVAETAYPFSFKWADDTGNFVWEKTDMKCAIPATPEGQALFLRELHKVVRATPRGLGAGVIYWAPEYVAHPGMKTPYENLALFDFEHRLLPGAAALAGR
- a CDS encoding DUF1003 domain-containing protein; this translates as MGIYKRRHQHRTKDQVLAEPKPVLNPNREHCDKLSPLEILALKITDKVGSPSFFLLIFTWTVCWVSYNAFAPHFGLEAFDPFPAFVAYLLISNVIQILLMPLIMVGQNLQSRHSELRAESDFEVNVRAEHEITEILLRLEKHQEMMEQILKRLDAKS